One Spinacia oleracea cultivar Varoflay chromosome 4, BTI_SOV_V1, whole genome shotgun sequence DNA segment encodes these proteins:
- the LOC110799806 gene encoding beta carbonic anhydrase 5, chloroplastic gives MASLQSASLSSFLDFSNNSNIFGSTLKLGGSDLTLFRISTNFTKTNPVLRLKASRISPELTKEAENIREKMSEETLNVHDPFCDVKQRFLSFKKDVYLKNLEHYQNLAETQSPKFTVIACADSRVCPSNILGFQPGDAFTVRNVANLVLPFETGPPETKAALEFSVNTLQVENILVIGHSRCGGIRALMSMQDEEEDSRSFIKSWVTFGKNARASTKAVASNLNLDSQCRHCEKESINHSLMNLLTYPWIKERVAKGTLSLHGGYYDFVDGTFEKWTLDYNHKVEDGQMCSIKSREFWS, from the exons ATGGCTTCTCTTCAATCTGCTTCTCTTTCTTCATTCCTCGATTTCTCCAACAATTCCAAT ATCTTTGGTTCGACTTTAAAATTGGGAGGAAGTGACCTGACCCTTTTCAGAATATCGACTAATTTTACCAA GACTAATCCTGTCTTGAGACTAAAAGCTTCAAGAATATCTCCCGAGCTGACTAAAGAGGCTGAAAATATCAGAGAAAAAATGTCGGAAGAAACTTTGAATGTTCATGATCCATTTTGTGATGTGAAACAACGGTTTTTAAGTTTTAAGAAGGATGTATACTT GAAGAACTTAGAACACTATCAGAACCTTGCCGAGACTCAGTCACCCAAG TTTACAGTGATTGCCTGTGCAGATTCTAGAGTTTGCCCTTCTAACATCCTTGGATTTCAACCTGGAGATGCTTTCACTGTGCGGAATGTGGCGAATCTGGTGCTTCCTTTTGAG ACTGGCCCCCCAGAGACAAAAGCTGCGCTTGAATTTTCGGTTAATACTCTTCAG GTTGAAAATATTCTAGTTATTGGACATAGCCGATGTGGGGGAATCCGTGCTCTCATGAGTATGCaggatgaagaagaagattcAAG GAGCTTCATTAAAAGTTGGGTTACTTTTGGCAAGAACGCAAGGGCTAGCACCAAAGCTGTGGCTTCCAACCTCAACCTCGACTCACAGTGTCGACACTGTGAAAAG GAATCAATCAACCATTCACTAATGAACTTGCTTACGTACCCTTGGATCAAAGAAAGAGTTGCGAAAGGTACACTTTCGCTCCATGGAGGTTACTATGATTTTGTGGACGGCACATTTGAAAAGTGGACACTTGATTATAATCACAAGGTTGAGGACGGTCAAATGTGCTCAATTAAAAGCCGGGAATTTTGGAGCTGA
- the LOC110799808 gene encoding uncharacterized protein has protein sequence MGFGTLRSLIRPLSRAISTHSSTAITPSSSSSVSAQFLSKFLSSKHQQQLPAFGHFISRSIHLESLSSLAYKPFDPLTNPRFPKRRPSDKSGRKRSSLRPTGPYAWVKHVPGEAIPPSQPNEGSVKLRNEKKRRRQRREFIKSEKKKRKVEVQEANRKKREKRIERKMEAVARDRDWAHRLAELQRLEAQNN, from the exons ATGGGGTTTGGAACCCTAAGATCTCTGATTCGTCCCCTTTCAAGAGCAATTTCAACCCATTCTTCAACTGCAATTactccatcatcatcatcgtcggtGTCTGCTCAATTTCTCTCCAAATTTCTATCTTCTAAGCATCAACAACAATTACCAGCTTTTGGACACTTCATTTCTCGCTCTATTCATCTGgaatctctctcctccctcgcCTACAAACCTTTCGACCCGTTAACCAATCCCCGCTTCCCCAAACGCCGCCCTAGTGACAAGTCCGGCCGCAAGCGCTCTAGCCTCCGCCCCACTG GGCCATATGCTTGGGTTAAGCATGTACCTGGGGAGGCTATTCCACCAAGTCAACCCAATGAAGGGAGTGTCAAGTTGAGGAATGAGAAGAAACGCCGAAGGCAGCGCCGTGAATTTATCAAG tctgaaaagaagaagcgAAAGGTTGAAGTGCAGGAGGCAAATCGTAAGAAAAGAGAGAAGAGGATTGAACGTAAGATGGAAGCAGTTGCCAGAGACAGGGATTGGGCTCACAGACTTGCAGAGCTGCAACGACTTGAGGCACAGAATAATTAA